A region from the Pempheris klunzingeri isolate RE-2024b chromosome 17, fPemKlu1.hap1, whole genome shotgun sequence genome encodes:
- the pold1 gene encoding DNA polymerase delta catalytic subunit, which yields MDFKRRNGGPLSGGALQAKRGKMGGEWEDSPSQFEEELSMFDEAEMEAEEMEGQAGHDVIPVGKLFSADLNPRWRRPQALSLDPSSDTLVFQQIDLDYYLGTTVAGMPGQLQGKVPIIRMFGVTDSGNSVCCHVHGFAPYFYVPAPSGFTSAHLEEFKRELNSVVLKDMRSNKDNISTTVLAVDITRKENMYGYHGKRSLDFLRITMAMPRLIAPAKRLLEQGFKFGPFPIQSYQPYEANIDFEIRFMVDSDVVGCCWIELPKGKYRAREEKSMGNTDSRYPGKVSLCQYEVDVGWTDLIRHPAEGDWQRIAPLRVLSFDIECAGRKGIFPEADKDPVIQIASMVQRQGETEPFIRTVFTLQSCASIVGSQILCFTQEKQLLQSWAEFLRTVDPDIITGYNIQNFDFPYLLNRAAALKVDLFPYLGRVRGIKSVLRDLNFQSKQMGRRENKTINMEGRVQFDLLQVLLRDYKLRSYTLNAVSFHFLQEQKEDVQHSIITDLQNGNEQTRRRLAVYCLKDAYLPLRLLQKLMCVINYMEMARVTGVPLTYLLSRGQQIKVVSQLLRQAMKQDLVMPVVKTEGGEDYTGATVIEPEKGYYSIPIATLDFSSLYPSIMMAHNLCYTSLLQKGSVERLGLSPEDFIKTPTGDMFVKSSVRKGLLPEILENLLSARKRAKAELKKETDPFKRQVLDGRQLALKISANSVYGFTGAQVGKLPCLEISQSVTGFGRQMIEQTKQLVESKYIISNGYQGDAKVIYGDTDSVMVKLGVATVKEAMDIGKEAAEWVSSHFTPPIKLEFEKVYYPYLLINKKRYAGLYFSSSADTHDKMDCKGIETVRRDNCPLVANLINTCLQKVLIDRDPQGAVAHAKEVISDLLCNRIDISQLVITKELTRTAQEYAGKQAHVELAERMRKRDAGSAPNLGDRVPYVIIKAAKGAAAYMKSEDPIYVLENTIPIDTQYYLEQQLSKPLLRIFEPILGESKAESILLKGDHTRCKTVLTSKIGGLMAFAQKRSTCIGCKAVLKSDTAVCDFCKKKESELYQKEIFHLNTLEERFSRLWTQCQRCQGSLHEDVLCTSRDCPIFYMRKKVQKDLDDQSKLVSRFGW from the exons ATGGATTTTAAAAGACGCAATGGTGGCCCGCTTTCAGGTGGTGCGTTGCAGGCCAAACGGGGTAAAATGGGAGGCGAGTGGGAGGACAGTCCGTCGCAGTTTGAAGAGGAGTTGTCCATGTTTGATGAAGCAGAGATGGAGGCAGAAGAGATGGAGGGGCAGGCCGGTCATGATGTCATCCCCGTGG GTAAACTCTTCTCAGCAGACCTTAACCCTCGTTGGCGGCGACCTCAAGCCCTTTCACTGGACCCATCATCTGACACTTTGGTGTTTCAGCAGATTGATCTTGACTATTATTTAG GGACAACAGTGGCTGGCATGCCGGGCCAGTTGCAGGGAAAAGTCCCGATCATTCGAATGTTTGGGGTGACTGACAGTGGCAACAGTGTGTGCTGCCACGTCCACGGTTTTGCGCCTTACTTTTATGTTCCTGCACCAAGTG GGTTCACATCTGCTCACCTGGAGGAATTCAAAAGAGAGTTGAACTCTGTTGTTTTGAAAGATATGCGATCCAATAAAGACAACATCTCCACCACAGTATTGGCTGTAGACATCACCCGCAAAGAGA ACATGTATGGTTACCATGGGAAACGCAGCCTGGATTTTTTGCGGATTACCATGGCAATGCCTCGTCTCATTGCCCCAGCAAAGAGACTGCTGGAGCAGGGCTTCAAGTTTGGACCTTTCCCCATACAGAGTTACCAACCCTATGAGGCCAACATAGATTTTGAgataag GTTTATGGTGGACAGTGATGTGGTGGGATGCTGCTGGATTGAACTTCCCAAAGGCAAGTACAGAGCGCGTGAAGAGAAGAGCATGGGGAACACGGATTCTCGGTACCCAGGCAAG GTGTCCTTATGTCAGTATGAGGTGGATGTGGGATGGACAGATCTGATAAGACACCCTGCAGAGGGAGACTGGCAGAGGATCGCACCGCTCCGCGTCCTGAGCTTTGACATTGAGTGTGCTGGAAGAAAAG GAATCTTCccagaggcagacaaagacCCTGTGATTCAGATAGCCTCTATGGTCCAGCGGCAGGGTGAGACGGAGCCATTTATTCGCACCGTGTTCACCCTCCAATCCTGCGCCAGCATCGTGGGCTCTCAGATATTGTGCTTTACACaggaaaaacagctgctgcag AGCTGGGCAGAGTTTTTGAGGACGGTAGACCCAGACATCATCACCGGATACAACATCCAAAATTTTGACTTTCCCTACTTGCTCAACAGGGCTGCGGCCTTAAAG GTGGATCTCTTTCCCTACCTCGGTCGAGTGCGAGGCATTAAGTCAGTCTTGCGCGACCTAAACTTCCAGAGCAAGCAGATGGGCCGCAGAGAGAACAAGACCATTAACATGGAGGGCCGGGTTCAGTTTGATCTACTACAG GTTCTCCTCCGGGACTATAAACTGCGCTCATACACACTGAATGCTGTGAGTTTCCACTTCCTGCAAGAACAAAAGGAGGATGTGCAGCACTCCATCATCACTGATCTGCAG AATGGCAATGAGCAGACACGTCGTCGCTTGGCCGTCTACTGCCTGAAGGACGCCTACCTCCCACTGCGCTTGCTGCAGAAGCTGATGTGTGTGATTAACTACATGGAGATGGCCAGAGTGACGGGTGTGCCTCTCACCTACCTGCTCTCAAGAGGACAGCAGATCAAAGTCGTCTCTCAGCTGCTGCGACAG GCCATGAAACAGGACCTGGTCATGCCTGTTGtaaagacagaaggaggagaagattACACTGGAGCGACTGTCATTGAGCCAGAGAAAGG GTATTACAGTATTCCTATTGCCACTCTGGATTTCTCCTCCTTGTATCCGTCCATCATGATGGCTCACAATCTGTGCTACACGTCCCTGCTGCAGAAAGGCTCAGTGGAGAGACTCGG GCTCTCACCAGAGGACTTCATCAAGACTCCGACTGGCGATATGTTTGTGAAGAGCTCAGTGAGGAAAGGACTTCTACCTGAGATCCTAGAAAACCTGCTGTCTGCCAGGAAGAG AGCCAAAGCAGAGCTCAAGAAGGAAACTGACCCTTTCAAGAGGCAGGTGCTGGACGGTCGACAGTTGGCCCTAAAAATTAGCGCAAACTCCGTCTATGGCTTCACAGGTGCCCAAGTGGGCAAACTACCCTGCCTGGAGATCTCACAG AGCGTCACTGGTTTTGGAAGGCAGATGATCGAGCAAACCAAACAGTTGGTGGAGTCCAAGTACATCATTTCTAATGGTTACCAAGGAGATGCCAAG GTAATTTATGGGGACACTGACTCCGTCATGGTAAAGCTTGGAGTTGCGACAGTAAAGGAGGCCATGGACATCGGGAAGGAGGCGGCAGAGTGGGTATCGTCCCATTTCACACCGCCCATCAAACTGGAGTTTGAGAAG GTCTACTACCCATACCTGCTGATCAACAAGAAGCGCTACGCAGGCCTGTATTTCTCCTCCAGCGCAGACACACATGACAAGATGGACTGTAAAGGGATTGAGACTGTCCGCAGAGACAactgccctctggtggccaACCTTATTAACACCTGTCTGCAGAAAGTCCTTATAGACAg GGATCCCCAAGGTGCTGTGGCTCATGCTAAAGAAGTGATCTCAGACCTGCTGTGCAACCGCATCGacatcagccagctggtcaTCACTAAGGAGCTAACGCGGACTGCCCAGGAGTATGCTGGCAAACAGGCGCACGTGGAGCTCGCTGAGAG AATGAGGAAAAGAGATGCCGGCAGCGCCCCCAACCTGGGAGACCGAGTGCCGTACGTCATCATCAAGGCCGcaaaaggagcagcagcataCATGAAGTCGGAG GACCCGATCTATGTGCTGGAGAACACCATTCCCATTGACACACAATACtacctggagcagcagctgtccAAGCCCCTGCTGAGAATATTTGAGCCAATCCTGGGAGAGAGCAAGGCAGAGAGCATCCTGCTCA AGGGCGACCACACACGTTGTAAGACTGTGTTGACCTCGAAGATCGGGGGCCTCATGGCATTTGCTCAGAAGAGAAGCACCTGCATCGGCTGCAAAGCTGTGCTCAAGAGTGACA CGGCTGTGTGCGATTTCTGTAAGAAGAAGGAGTCTGAGCTGTACCAAAAAGAG ATCTTTCACCTGAACACGCTGGAGGAGCGTTTCTCCCGCCTGTGGACACAGTGTCAGCGTTGCCAAGGCTCCCTCCACGAGGATGTGCTCTGTACCAG CCGCGACTGCCCCATCTTTTATATGAGGAAGAAGGTTCAGAAAGATTTGGACGATCAGAGCAAGCTGGTGTCTCGCTTTGGATGGTGA